From the genome of Papaver somniferum cultivar HN1 chromosome 2, ASM357369v1, whole genome shotgun sequence, one region includes:
- the LOC113350883 gene encoding transcription termination factor MTERF4, chloroplastic-like yields MYTLSKNIHLLSGRNSFINSFSLKKEKLIPTKINSTDINNVPDFLKQNGFSDSYINSIISRYPRLISTKVKTLQPKFTLLQELGLSSSDITDLIHKNPSILAYSIDTTLLPNINFLQSYFHSNANIVKALKKSNWLLTMDLPKIIGSNVEILSECGVRDERISSFMLQYPRFFTLKADQMKNNVSRAEKFGFKKGSGMFIHALFVLSCMNEATVKAKFEMFERYGWSESDIVSAFKKSPYCLGVSEQKVKAVADFFIEELGYSHTDISSKPTLFSYSLEKRVKPRYEVLKILKSKGLVKSTLSLLSVMDMPEKKFLEKFVLVHIEEVPDRILQTLNYSILS; encoded by the coding sequence ATGTATACTCTGTCTAAAAACATTCATCTTTTGAGTGGAAGAAATAGTTTCATCAACTCATTTAgtctcaaaaaagaaaaactaattcCAACCAAAATCAACTCAACAGATATAAATAATGTCCCAGATTTTCTGAAGCAGAATGGGTTCTCTGATTCTTACATTAACAGTATCATTTCAAGGTACCCCAGATTGATTTCAACAAAAGTTAAAACCCTTCAACCTAAATTTACTCTTCTTCAAGAGCTGGGTTTATCCAGTTCTGATATTACTGACCTCATTCACAAAAACCCGTCCATTCTTGCATACAGTATTGATACAACTCTTTTACCCAATATAAACTTTCTGCAGTCATATTTTCATTCTAATGCCAATATTGTTAAGGCTCTCAAGAAAAGTAATTGGCTACTTACTATGGACCTTCCTAAGATAATTGGTAGTAATGTCGAGATTTTAAGTGAATGTGGTGTGCGTGATGAAAGGATTTCAAGTTTTATGTTACAGTATCCAAGGTTTTTCACACTGAAAGCAGACCAGATGAAAAATAATGTATCCCGGGCAGAGAAATTTGGGTTTAAGAAGGGTTCTGGAATGTTTATTCACGCTTTGTTTGTGTTAAGCTGCATGAACGAAGCGACTGTTAAAGCGAAATTTGAAATGTTTGAGAGGTATGGCTGGTCGGAGTCAGATATTGTATCTGCATTTAAAAAGTCTCCCTATTGCTTAGGGGTTTCTGAGCAGAAAGTAAAAGCGGTTGCAGATTTCTTTATAGAGGAGCTTGGTTATAGCCATACGGATATTTCATCGAAGCCGACATTGTTTAGCTATAGCTTGGAGAAGAGGGTGAAACCACGGTATGAGGTGTTGAAGATATTGAAATCCAAGGGGTTGGTGAAGTCGACACTAAGTTTATTATCAGTTATGGACATGCCAGAGAAGAAATTTCTGGAGAAGTTTGTCCTTGTACATATAGAGGAAGTGCCTGATCGAATCTTACAAACGCTCAACTACTCAATCTTGAGCTGA
- the LOC113347460 gene encoding salutaridinol 7-O-acetyltransferase-like, with product MIKVEVTSTEIIKPSSPTPDHLRTYKLSRYDQTYSLVYVPIILFYGPTDGGNDDYLKRSVRLKKSLSDTLTSYYPVAGRIKDDKNMSIECTDEGVTYIEARVQGNISDFMNRDAIQHLLPHDLHSKSLLTDNEPLLIVQVNSFDCNRIAICICMSHKIADATTFVTFINSWALAARGYTSESTAVLPTFDLSSLYPPVNGLNFMGSNDQQIVSTKRLVFDASKIALLRTKYKDPSNGEYPTRVQAVSALIWKAAIAASSSPRQSISTHAVNMRARAEPPLPHQSFGNLAILVVSQPSRKESEGAELAGLMKDSIRKINCEYTKAMKGEEGYSKFQESMAVSFAGFMKNDAYFFSSWCKIPLYEADFGWGKPVWASVVMLPYKNIIVLMDNKAGDGIEACVSLDKEEMTLFERNQELLDFVSFSD from the coding sequence ATGATAAAGGTGGAAGTGACTTCGACAGAGATCATTAAACCATCATCTCCAACACCAGATCACCTTCGAACCTACAAACTTTCCCGCTATGATCAAACCTACAGTTTAGTTTATGTTCCCATCATCCTCTTTTACGGTCCTACAGATGGTGGTAATGATGATTACCTCAAAAGATCCGTCCGGCTAAAGAAATCTCTGTCAGACACCTTGACCAGCTACTATCCGGTAGCTGGAAGGATTAAAGATGACAAGAATATGTCCATAGAATGTACAGATGAGGGCGTTACCTATATCGAAGCACGGGTACAAGGTAACATTTCCGATTTTATGAACCGGGATGCAATTCAGCATCTCCTACCTCATGATCTCCATTCTAAAAGTTTACTAACGGATAACGAACCTCTATTAATTGTTCAAGTCAACTCTTTTGATTGTAATAGAATAGCAATTTGTATCTGTATGTCGCATAAGATTGCAGATGCAACAACTTTTGTCACATTCATCAATAGTTGGGCTTTAGCCGCCCGGGGGTACACCTCTGAATCAACTGCGGTTCTACCGACGTTTGATTTGTCGTCTCTGTACCCTCCAGTAAATGGACTCAACTTCATGGGATCAAATGATCAACAGATTGTTTCTACCAAGAGGCTTGTTTTTGATGCCTCCAAAATAGCACTGCTAAGAACCAAGTACAAAGACCCATCAAATGGAGAGTACCCAACACGGGTACAGGCGGTTTCTGCATTAATATGGAAGGCCGCAATAGCTGCAAGTTCTTCCCCTAGACAAAGTATATCAACCCATGCTGTAAACATGAGGGCAAGAGCAGAACCACCATTGCCTCACCAATCATTTGGAAATCTTGCCATACTGGTGGTATCACAACCTTCGAGAAAGGAAAGTGAAGGGGCAGAGTTGGCTGGTCTCATGAAGGATTCCATAAGAAAAATCAACTGTGAGTATACAAAGGCTATGAAAGGCGAGGAAGGATACTCGAAGTTCCAAGAGTCAATGGCAGTGTCGTTTGCAGGATTTATGAAGAATGACGCTTACTTTTTTAGTAGCTGGTGTAAGATACCATTATATGAAGCAGACTTTGGGTGGGGGAAGCCAGTTTGGGCGAGTGTTGTCATGCTGCCATACAAGAATATAATCGTTCTGATGGATAACAAAGCTGGAGATGGAATTGAAGCGTGTGTCAGCTTGGATAAAGAAGAGATGACGCTGTTTGAACGCAACCAAGAACTCCTTGATTTTGTCAGTTTTTCAGACTGA
- the LOC113347459 gene encoding putative MYST-like histone acetyltransferase 1 has translation MGSLETLTTTTSVENGTNANCNGNQLQQQQQQNHHGDGFDAPTDVDKERERLISSKNQNQILNPHPQPQQHQQPLTPDNDGSLRRRRLGGAGGAGGSPLEVGSRVMCRWRDGKYHPVKVIERRRLPCGGPNDYEYYVHYTEFNRRLDEWVKVEQLDLNSVETDVDEKVEDKATSLKMTRHQKRKIDETHVEGHEELDAASLREHEEFTKVKNIATIELGRYEIETWYFSPFPPEYNDTLKLFFCEFCLNFMKRKEQLQRHMRKCDLKHPPGDEIYRSGTLSMFEVDGKKNKVYGQNLCYLAKLFLDHKTLYYDVDLFLFYVLCECDERGCHMVGYFSKEKHSEESYNLACILTLPPYQRKGYGKFLIAFSYELSKKEGKVGTPERPLSDLGLLSYRGYWTRVLLDILKKHKSNISIKELSDMTAIKADDILTTLQGLDLIQYRKGQHAICADPKVLDRHLKAAGRGGLDVDVSKLIWTPYKEQG, from the exons ATGGGTTCGTTGGAAACCCTAACCACAACGACATCTGTAGAGAATGGAACAAACGCTAATTGCAATGGAAACCAactgcagcagcaacaacaacagaatCATCATGGAGATGGATTTGATGCTCCGACGGATGTAGACAAAGAAAGAGAGAgattaatttcttcaaagaatcaaaatcaaattttaaATCCTCATCCACAaccacaacagcaccagcagcCATTAACACCTGACAATGATGGTTCTTTGAGGAGGAGAAGATTAGGTGGCGCTGGTGGTGCAGGAGGTTCTCCACTTGAAGTGGGTAGTCGTGTTATGTGTAGATGGAGAGATGGAAAATATCATCCTGTTAAAGTTATTGAACGAAGAAGATTACCTTGTGGTGGTCCTAATGATTATGAATACTACGTTCATTACACTgaat TTAATAGGAGGCTTGATGAGTGGGTTAAGGTTGAACAACTTGATTTGAACTCAGTAGAGACTGATGTcgatgaaaaagttgaagacaaG GCAACAAGTTTGAAAATGACACGCCATCAGAAGCGTAAGATTGACGAGACACATGTCGAG GGCCATGAGGAGCTTGATGCTGCCAGTTTGCGTGAGCACGAAGAATTCACAAAAGTCAAAAATATAGCAACTATAGAACTTGggagatacgagatcgagacgtgGTATTTCTCACCTTTTCCACCAGAATACAATGATACGCTGAAACTGTTCTTTTGTGAATTCTGCCTCAATTTTATGAAACGTAAAGAACAGCTTCAGAGGCATATG AGGAAGTGTGATCTAAAGCATCCCCCTGGTGACGAAATTTATCGCAGTGGTACACTTTCAATGTTTGAG GTTGATGGCAAGAAGAACAAGGTCTACGGCCAAAATCTGTGCTACTTAGCGAAACTGTTTCTTGATCACAAGACTCTTTACTATGATGTTGATCTGTTTCTCTTCTATGTTCTTTGCGAATGTGATGAAAGAGGATGTCACATGGTTGGATATTTCTCAAAG GAGAAACATTCTGAGGAATCCTATAATTTGGCCTGCATTTTAACACTTCCTCCTTATCAAAGGAAAGGCTATGGAAAGTTTCTAATTGCATTTT CTTATGAGCTCTCTAAGAAAGAAGGCAAAGTAGGGACACCGGAGAGGCCACTTTCTGACCTAGGACTTCTGAGCTACAGAGGATACTGGACAAGGGTGCTTCTTGACATCCTGAAAAAGCACAAGAGCAATATCTCCATTAAG GAGCTTAGCGACATGACTGCCATAAAAGCAGACGATATTTTGACCACCTTACAGGGTCTAGACCTGATCCAGTACAGGAAAGGGCAGCATGCAATTTGTGCAGATCCTAAGGTACTTGATCGGCATTTAAAAGCAGCCGGACGGGGGGGCCTTGATGTTGATGTTAGCAAACTCATTTGGACTCCATACAAAGAACAAGGTTAA